From the Budorcas taxicolor isolate Tak-1 chromosome 1, Takin1.1, whole genome shotgun sequence genome, one window contains:
- the SERPINI2 gene encoding serpin I2 yields MGKILLWSLLLTFSGSQASSPLAQRNTEFAVDLYQAVGLSHKNNIIISPLGATLALGMVQLGAKGKAQQQIRQTLKFQDTSTGEEFSELKSFFSATSEKKQEFTFNLANALYLQEGFTVKEQYLHGNKEFFQSAIKLVDFQNAKACAETISNWVESKTDGKIKDMFSGEEFGPLTRLVLVNAIYFKGDWKQKFNKEDTQLMNFTLKDGTAVKIPMMKALLRTKYGYFSESSINYQVLELPYKGDEFSLIIILPAEHVNIEEMGKLITAPQILQWFSEMQEQEVEISLPRFKIEQKLDFKEALYSLNITEIFSGGCDLSGITDSSEVYVSRVMQQVFFEINEEGSEVATSTGINTPVIMSLLRNQFIANHPFLFIMKNNPTDSILLMGRVTNPDTKRMKGRDLDSL; encoded by the exons ATGGGTAAGATCCTGCTGTGGAGTCTTCTATTGACTTTTTCTGGAAGTCAAGCCTCAAGCCCCTTGGCTCAAAGAAATACCGAATTTGCAGTGGATCTTTATCAAGCTGTTGGTTTATCTCATAAGAACAACATCATAATTTCACCTCTTGGAGCAACTTTGGCCCTTGGAATGGTACAACTGGGAGCAAAAGGAAAAGCACAGCAGCAGATAAGACAGACTTTAAAATTTCAGGACACCTCAACGG gaGAAGAATTTTCTGAGCTGAAGTCATTTTTCTCTGCCACCtcagagaaaaaacaagaatttaCATTTAATCTTGCCAATGCCCTCTACCTTCAAGAAGGATTCACTGTGAAAGAACAGTATCTCCATGGAAACAAGGAATTTTTTCAGAGTGCCATAAAGCTGGTGGATTTTCAGAATGCAAAGGCTTGTGCAGAGACAATAAGTAACTGGGTAGAAAGCAAAACAGATG gaaaaattaaagacatgTTTTCAGGGGAAGAATTTGGTCCTCTGACTCGGCTTGTTCTGGTGAATGCTATTTATTTCAAAGGGGACTGGAAACAGAAATTcaacaaagaagacacacaacTGATGAATTTCACTCTGAAAGATGGCACAGCAGTCAAAATTCCAATGATGAAAGCTCTTCTGAGAACGAAATATg gTTATTTTTCTGAATCCTCCATAAACTACCAGGTTTTGGAATTACCTTATAAAGGTGATGAGTTTAGTTTAATTATCATACTGCCTGCAGAACACGTGAACATAGAAGAAATGGGAAAGCTAATTACTGCTCCTCAAATCCTGCAATGGTTCTCTGAGATGCAAGAACAGGAAGTGGAAATAAGCCTTCCTAG atttaaaatagaacaaaaattaGACTTCAAAGAAGCTTTGTATTCATTGAATATAACTGAGATATTTAGTGGTGGCTGTGACCTTTCTGGAATAACAG ATTCTTCAGAGGTGTATGTTTCCCGAGTAATGCAACAAGTTTTCTTTGAGATAAATGAAGAAGGCAGTGAAGTTGCAACATCAACTG GCATAAACACACCTGTGATTATGAGTCTGTTACGGAATCAATTTATAGCAAATCATCCATTTCTGTTTATTATGAAGAATAACCCAACAG